The genomic window TTTGTGAGGCTGCAAATGGAAGTTATGTGTCTGTCAGCCCTATGTATCTTCCAGTAATGGACCAAATGCTGTAGCCTCTAACCCAGGCTAGAAATTGGCCAGGTGAaaagataacatgccagaggagttagctggacTGGGAGTACAGTTTACGACCTTGCCAAGTAGAGTCTACAAATGCTGGGGAAAGAAATGAGAGGGTTTATAAGGGCAAAGGCTGATGAAACTCAACAACAGTTATAGGATAGTCATTACTTCATAAGCTACATGTGTGCTTATCTGGTAACTTTGATGCAAATTGTCTTATTTCTGTTCAGGAATGctaaaatgctttttttttcattcttagGCAATAGTGACAGCAACCAATGCAGGTCTGACTCTGGACAATTCCACTGCTTCTGACACCAGTAACTGGGACTTTGGGAACTCAGTCTTCTTCTCTTCTACAGTAATCTCAACTATAGGTAATACATATATTCATTTCTTTTAATCTTGTGCAttagcaggtacatgtagctgggtTATAGCAATAACTGAAGTCTATCAGGAATAGACATGTATTTTGGTACAAATGTTGAGAGCACATTAGGATGCTGCAATGTTTTAGCTGAGACAACAGGAAGATGGCTAAGACTGTCCACAGGTGGTCCTATGACAGGGCCACTCCACATCTGATTATGTATCAGGAGATAGACCCCTGTCTATCTAGAGCAGTTCTGACCAGGCAATCATTGAGTGCACATCTCATCTTTGCTTCCCTATACTATAGTGGCTAACCTAGTAACACAAATCTCTAATGCTGATATCATCTTATCCTACAGGTTATGGCCACATCTCCCCCTCTACTTATGGAGGACAGGCCTTTCTGGTCCCGTATGCCTTAATTGGCATCCCTCTGTGTGGACTGATGTTGAACGGTATTGGAGAGAACATAGGGAACTTCATCACAAAGAAGAAAGAACAGTATAAGGTAGGCTATTAATGTTGGCTGTAACAGTGATAATTGTCAAAGTGAGTTACTTGTAAATTTTCTAAATATCAACTAAATCAAATTTTCAGCTAAAGCCTTTGTCAGTGGAACAACAGCCTCCCGAAATGCAACAAAACCAGAGGACCAAACAAACCAGGAAAAATATTTGCTCATGAAAGTATTTTTCGAATTTTGTCAATGGTCTCTTAGAGGTCCAGCAATGCTCCTAGAATTGCATTGATTGTAGAAGCCATGTCTCATTTTCTATTACAAAGAAGTCCCAAGCACAGCAAAAGGAACCCTTTCTCATAACTGTCTACATCCACTCATGTGATATTTTATCAAGTGCTGTCTCTCTTGTTTTGCCTAGAAACGCTGGTCCAAGAAAGTAAGTGACAGAACAGCTGAAGTGCTGGTGATGCTGATCCTCTTCCTCCTGTTTCTGGTGTTCTTGGTTCTCATCCCTTCTGCCATTTTCCTGGCACTGGAGGGCTGGTCGTACCACATCAGCATCTACTACTCATTCGTCACCCTCACCACCATTGGGTTTGGTGACTACGTACCAGGTGAGGGATTTTGTATTATACATTCTCCTTTGTGAATCTTTGTAACTCTAGTGATGATATGGACACTGTTTGTTATTTCAAAGAAACTTCACATTAACAAAAATTcgccaaccaacaaaccaatgAGACAAGTCATCTACATCCAtaaaaaagattcctttcttaAAGATATAATGCTACTAATCAGCTAATGTTGACAGTACCTGCTTTTTACAACTTTGCGATCATGTATTGATTGTGCATATTACAGGTCAAAATTCAGCTCAACGTGTGGTGTATCGCCTGGCCATCTTATGCTGGT from Branchiostoma lanceolatum isolate klBraLanc5 chromosome 4, klBraLanc5.hap2, whole genome shotgun sequence includes these protein-coding regions:
- the LOC136433533 gene encoding potassium channel subfamily K member 2-like, coding for MKAKVVALLCFLNLCWLLIGGGVFSALEWQHESAERVSFEDTRSRLLQNYSCLTEEEVTNFIRAIVTATNAGLTLDNSTASDTSNWDFGNSVFFSSTVISTIGYGHISPSTYGGQAFLVPYALIGIPLCGLMLNGIGENIGNFITKKKEQYKKRWSKKVSDRTAEVLVMLILFLLFLVFLVLIPSAIFLALEGWSYHISIYYSFVTLTTIGFGDYVPGQNSAQRVVYRLAILCWFMIGLSWMAVILNQVSTFLTDIGVKAQTAREERKKKKEGDVGEEGEENKAAEDEENWGSTKSAKQSNVELRNMTPIES